The DNA segment CAAGCCCTCAAGCAACAGCTCGGACAAATCGGCCTCGTAGCCGGAGCCGTCATCGGCGAGCAAATCGCTGAAAACAAGGAGCTCGCCCGAGACATGGTCAACCTCGGCGGAGAACTCTTCCAGCTCGCCACTCTCAAGTACGGACGCGACGCAGAACGCGAGTCCGACATGTATGGCGTGCAATATGCGGCCAAAGCCGGCTACGCCGCAGGCGAAGGCTCCGCATTTTTCCGCTCCCTTGACCGCATTTCAGAAAAGGCCGGCCAAAGCATTCCCTCTTGGATGTCCTCCCACCCCGACCCCGGCGAGAGAGAAAAGACCATTCTCGAGCTTGCCGAGAAGTGGAAGCCCATCGCCGGTGCGCCGCCGGTCATCGGGCAAGAGAGCTTCTTCGAAAAGGTAGACGGTCTCGTCGTGGGCCAGAATCCACGAAACGGATTCACCGACGGTCAACGCTTCTACCACCCCGACCTTCGCTTCCAATTCGACACGCCTCCCGGCTGGCGCCTGCAAAACGAGAGCGGAGCCGTCTACCTTAGCGATCCGAACCGTTCCGTCATGCTCGCCTTTTCCCTCGCCAAAGAAGCGAGCCCCCTAGAGGCAGCGCGCGCCTTTTCCGCTAAACTGAACATGGAACCCACTTACGCCCAAGAGTCCTTCGTAAACGGCTTTCCCGCCTACGTGATCGAGGGAAGCATCAGCAACCAATCCGGAACCTTGATGCTGCACTCCACCTTCGTGCAAATGGGCGACAAAGTATTCACATTTCTAGGATACGGAACCACCACTTCATTTCCGCCCCAGGCGCGCGCCATTCGGAACGTTGCCAGCTCCTTCGCTGAACTGACGAATCCCAGCATACTAAACATTCAGCCCCATCGCATCTCCATCGAAAGAGCGGATCGCGCTGCAGCCTTCAAGGACCTGCTTCCCGACCAGCTCCCCAGCGGAACAGACGCTCAAGACTGGGCCATCATGAACCAAGTGGAGCTCGATCAAAGCATCGAACGCGGACAGCTCCTCAAGCTGCCCGCGAGCAAACGGTAGGGAACGCCCCGACTTCGCTAAATCGCCTTGGAAAAACCTTTCGGGGCCGACCCCATGTAGGCGTCGAAACGAGAAGCCACATTGCGAATCAGCAGGCGCCCCAGCGGCGTGACCGTGATACCGGCGTCCGTGAAACAAACCAGCCCGTCGCCCTCCATCGCCTTCAAGCTCTCCAGCTCCGCATCGAAGTAGCCCGCAAAATCGATACCGTTGGCCAATCCACGCTCCTCGAAATCAAGCTCCAAGTCGCACATCAGCCGCATGATCACCTCGCGGCGAATCTGGTCGTCCCGCGTCAGGAGGTAACCTTTCTCCAGCGGGATATTGCCTTCGTCGAGCATGCGGTAGTACGTATCCAAATCCTTGTGATTTTGACGAAAAGCGTTTTGCGATTGGCTGATAGCGGACATGCCAAAGGCGCAGATATCTACATTCGCATGTAGGCTGTAACCTTGAAAGTTGCGCTGCAGCGTCTTGGCCTGCTGAGCCTTCACCAAAGGATCCTCCCACTTCGCAAAGTGGTCCATTCCCACGTGAGCATAGCCGCAACCCGTTAACTTTTCGACGGTCTGGATCAGGATCTCGATCTTTGAATCCGCGTCCGGCAGCGGCGAGCGCTCAAGGATCTTTTGCGCCGGCTTGCTCCAGGGCACGTGCGCGTACGAAAACACGGCGAGGCGATCGGCATCGTAGGACAAAACCTCCTGCAAGGTTGCCTTGAAGCTTTCCTCCGTCTGATGCGGCAGCCCATAGATGAGGTCAACGTTGATCGAGTTGATTCCCGCCTCCCTTAGCCAACTGATCGTCTTAGCATTCGTCTCCGTGGGCTGGATACGGTGAATCGCTTCCTGCACCTTTCGGTTAACATCCTGCACTCCGATCGACGCTCGATTGATTCCCAGATCCTTGAAGGCAGCCACCTGAGCTTCCGAGAGCGTACGCGGATCAAGCTCGACGCTGACCTCCGCCGCCTCGTCGAATTCGAAGCTGCCATGCAAAATCGCCGAGAGGCGTTTAATTTGCTTGGGCGAGAGGAAGTTCGGAGAGCCACCCCCAAAGTGTAGCTGCACCACTTTCCGCCCCTCGCGCACCAAGGCAGCGTAACGGCGAACTTCCATCTCCAAATAGTCGAGGTACTTGTCGGCCAAGGACGTGTCCGTGGATATGATCTTCGCGCAACCGCAAAACCAGCACAAACTGCGACAGTAAGGAACATGCACATAAAGCGACAATGGCCCTTGCGCATCCTCCAAGTCCGCCAACAACGCCGAACGACTGCTACGATCCTCCACCGTCTTGAATTTTAGGGCGGTAGGGTAAGACGTGTAGCGCGGGGCCGGCTGGTTGTACTTTCGGATCAAGTCAGCGTTCAGGCCAAGCGATTCGCGAGTGAAGCTAAGTGGCGTTGTTTGCATGAGACTACCTTGCTATGTATTCAGAATATGGATAGTGAGATCAAATGCCATCCGTGCCCGTTTTCGGCAGCTCGACATCGAATTCGATAGGAGAAGGGTTGCGCCGCTGCGTAACGCGTCGCCTGCTCTTGTTGCGGATCAAGCGGTCAAGCTTGTCCCCCAGTTCGGAAATTGCCTTGTAGAGATCGTTCCCGCGAGCTGACACGTCGAAATGGTTCCGGTGATCGTCCAAATGTCCCTTGGCGATAAACTCGCCCTGGTGGGTCTTGGAATGCCGCTCGAGCTCCAGTTCGACGCGGATGCGACTGATGTCGGAATCGTGCTCGCACAACTTGCCAACCATTTCGCTTACCTTGCCTCTGATGGACTCCGTCAACTCCAGGCGACGGCCAACTATCTCAACGTTTCTGTTCGGGTTCATGACGGGACTATCGCAGAAACCGCCGCCCAGCCCTACTCGGATTTGGCTAAATACTGCTCATTTTTGGCTACAAGTGAATTAATTACATTTGACTCTTCTATTAGACGGCCCAATGATCCGAGCCATGTCCATAAAGCGAACCAAGCGGGCGCCTGCCCCTATCGAGTACGCCTCGCCCGAGGAAAGCCGCGAGCTCACCAAGAGCATCGGAGCCACTCGACTCTTCGCGAAATACGAGCGCTCTTTCGCGGCAGCGTCCGGACTCCCCCTCACCCTTCGCCCCATCGGCACCTTCCGCATGCCGGCGACTGGGCACAAGAAGGAGAACCCTTTTTGCGCCTTGGTCTCGACCTCCCGCAAAGGCTGCCTCGCCTGCTTGATGGCCCAATCCGAGCTCGAGAAAAACGCGACCGATCGAGCCACTACCTACCGATGCTTCGCAGGGCTAAACGATACGCTGGTTCCCATTCGCATGGGCCGCCGCATCATTGCCTACCTACAAACCGGACAAGTCTCGCACGAGCAGTGCGACAACTCCCGCTACGATCGCGCCCATAGCGAGATGATCCTGCGCGGCATCGAACTCGACTCGCAGGCAGCCCGCAAAGCCTACCGTAAAACCGTTTGCATCGACCGCGAGGCCTACAACGGCTTCGTCAAAATGCTTGAGATATTCGCGGAAAGCTTGGGCGCTGCCGCCAATTCGCTGCAGATGGGAAAGGCGGAAAAGTCCGGCAACCAAGCCGCCCAAAAGGCGGTGCGCTTCATCCGCCAAAACTTCAACCGCCCCATTCCCCTCGCGGAAATAGCCAAAGTCGCTGGAGCAAGCGCGCGCCATTTCAGCAAGGTCTTCAAAGAGGAGACAGGCCTCACCTTCATCGACTACCTGACCCGCGAACGTGTGGAACAGGCCAAGAAGCGCATCGGCGAAACGAGCGAACGGATCAGCGACATTGCTTTCGCCAGCGGATTCGACTCGATCGCACAGTTCAACCGAGCCTTCAAGAAAGTGTCAGGAGAGTCTCCCAGCAGCTACCGCTTGAGCGCCAACAGCTAGTCGCGGGACAGATAGGACCAAGTCTTCGAGCCAGTGTCGAAGCGCTCGAGCTTCCCCTTTCCGATTTCGTAATAGAAAGAGTGGATAGACAATCGACTCTCCGCGACCGCGTCCGCCACGCAGGGATACTCCAGCAAATGCTCGGTTTGCGACACCACGTTGGCGCGAGCGAGGTTTTCGACACAAGAGCCGTCGTAGTCTTCCAGAGCCGGAATTGCGTACTCGACCCAGGAGGAAAGCATGGGGTCGAAACTCGCTTTCCCCAATTGAGACAAGGCTCGAACACCGCCGCAATTTGAATGGCCGCACACGATGATGTGCTCGACCTTCAAGTTTTCCACCGCAAAAAACACAGCCGAGCCCACCGACGCCTCGTCAGCCGCAAGCGGCGGGACGATGTTCGCAACGTTTCTCAAAACGAACAGCTGGCCCAGCTCGGCCCCCAGAATGCGCTCTGCCGGCACGCGCGAATCGACGCAGCCTATCCACATAACCTTGGGCGACTGGCCGCTGGCGAGGTCCGCGAAAAGCGACGGATTCTGGGCGTAGTCGTTTTTGAGGAAGCTTTCGTGTCCCTCGATCAGGGAGTCGGGCAGTCCGATGGTATCTTTGCTATCTGGCATCACTACCAGTCAGGTAGGCCAAGACGCTGTCCTTGAGAAGCAAAATCTTTCACGAAACAAAATACCGGTATCGCGGGAACGGCCCGTCTCTAGACCGGCATGTCGCCCATCAAGGCCAAGGGATTGCCCCAGGGATCCTCGAAGAACGCCAACCAGGAAGACTTTTCCATGAAGTTCTCCACGATGCAGCTGGGACCGCTCTTGAAGCGAATCCCGTTCGCCTTCAACAAGTCCGCGACCTCGTGCACTCGCCCGTCCACTCGGAAATAGATCGGACAACCGATCGGCCGCGTGGCCGACTCCTGCACCAGGATCGCCAAGTCCCCGCACTTGAGCATCATCGTCTGCCCGAACTGCGACTCGACTTCCACTCCCAGCACGTCTCCGTAAAAAGCCCGGGCTTCGTCGATGTTTCCAACTCGAATCTCAAGTTGACCGATAGCCGTGAGAGTAGGTGCGATTGAATGAGCCATAGGTTCTGTGTGGGTAAGTGAATCTGATCAGGCGATGGGTGGTTCACCCCTATAACGGCACGCGCGGACTGCTCCTGAACGCAAACCTGCAATATTGCGGGCATTCTCTGCAAATCCCTACCCGCTCTGAGCCAGGGCAAGCAGGCTCTGCAGCGACTGGACGCCGCTCGAGAGCAAGTCGGTCGGCCCCGACTTGGAGCCGCTCAC comes from the Pelagicoccus enzymogenes genome and includes:
- a CDS encoding M48 family metalloprotease, producing MRHHLISFACLLNTLALLLGGCATEPSLYTGQTGYYAYTWEQELQLGRKSDAQIVQQMGLYQDDELAAYIRNIGNDLLQHSAIKSEDAPEIYQNTEFTFRLLDSDVVNAFALPGGYVYVTRGLLAHLQNEAQLAVVIGHEITHVEARHASKQALKQQLGQIGLVAGAVIGEQIAENKELARDMVNLGGELFQLATLKYGRDAERESDMYGVQYAAKAGYAAGEGSAFFRSLDRISEKAGQSIPSWMSSHPDPGEREKTILELAEKWKPIAGAPPVIGQESFFEKVDGLVVGQNPRNGFTDGQRFYHPDLRFQFDTPPGWRLQNESGAVYLSDPNRSVMLAFSLAKEASPLEAARAFSAKLNMEPTYAQESFVNGFPAYVIEGSISNQSGTLMLHSTFVQMGDKVFTFLGYGTTTSFPPQARAIRNVASSFAELTNPSILNIQPHRISIERADRAAAFKDLLPDQLPSGTDAQDWAIMNQVELDQSIERGQLLKLPASKR
- the hemN gene encoding oxygen-independent coproporphyrinogen III oxidase, whose translation is MQTTPLSFTRESLGLNADLIRKYNQPAPRYTSYPTALKFKTVEDRSSRSALLADLEDAQGPLSLYVHVPYCRSLCWFCGCAKIISTDTSLADKYLDYLEMEVRRYAALVREGRKVVQLHFGGGSPNFLSPKQIKRLSAILHGSFEFDEAAEVSVELDPRTLSEAQVAAFKDLGINRASIGVQDVNRKVQEAIHRIQPTETNAKTISWLREAGINSINVDLIYGLPHQTEESFKATLQEVLSYDADRLAVFSYAHVPWSKPAQKILERSPLPDADSKIEILIQTVEKLTGCGYAHVGMDHFAKWEDPLVKAQQAKTLQRNFQGYSLHANVDICAFGMSAISQSQNAFRQNHKDLDTYYRMLDEGNIPLEKGYLLTRDDQIRREVIMRLMCDLELDFEERGLANGIDFAGYFDAELESLKAMEGDGLVCFTDAGITVTPLGRLLIRNVASRFDAYMGSAPKGFSKAI
- the hpf gene encoding ribosome hibernation-promoting factor, HPF/YfiA family translates to MNPNRNVEIVGRRLELTESIRGKVSEMVGKLCEHDSDISRIRVELELERHSKTHQGEFIAKGHLDDHRNHFDVSARGNDLYKAISELGDKLDRLIRNKSRRRVTQRRNPSPIEFDVELPKTGTDGI
- a CDS encoding helix-turn-helix domain-containing protein, translating into MSIKRTKRAPAPIEYASPEESRELTKSIGATRLFAKYERSFAAASGLPLTLRPIGTFRMPATGHKKENPFCALVSTSRKGCLACLMAQSELEKNATDRATTYRCFAGLNDTLVPIRMGRRIIAYLQTGQVSHEQCDNSRYDRAHSEMILRGIELDSQAARKAYRKTVCIDREAYNGFVKMLEIFAESLGAAANSLQMGKAEKSGNQAAQKAVRFIRQNFNRPIPLAEIAKVAGASARHFSKVFKEETGLTFIDYLTRERVEQAKKRIGETSERISDIAFASGFDSIAQFNRAFKKVSGESPSSYRLSANS
- a CDS encoding carbonic anhydrase, translated to MPDSKDTIGLPDSLIEGHESFLKNDYAQNPSLFADLASGQSPKVMWIGCVDSRVPAERILGAELGQLFVLRNVANIVPPLAADEASVGSAVFFAVENLKVEHIIVCGHSNCGGVRALSQLGKASFDPMLSSWVEYAIPALEDYDGSCVENLARANVVSQTEHLLEYPCVADAVAESRLSIHSFYYEIGKGKLERFDTGSKTWSYLSRD
- a CDS encoding VOC family protein, with amino-acid sequence MAHSIAPTLTAIGQLEIRVGNIDEARAFYGDVLGVEVESQFGQTMMLKCGDLAILVQESATRPIGCPIYFRVDGRVHEVADLLKANGIRFKSGPSCIVENFMEKSSWLAFFEDPWGNPLALMGDMPV